One region of Turicibacter bilis genomic DNA includes:
- a CDS encoding DUF3887 domain-containing protein has product MKKILCLFVLVLGVVGCSNSVLSDDYDEATLKSSAQKVLEQLNAGEYQAITDSVSLDLQNDLSADVIKQAWIPLYEKLGTFDAISNYIIAGKEEYAVVVVLAKYEKGTLQLTLSYNPQMELVGLYMK; this is encoded by the coding sequence TTGAAAAAAATCCTTTGTTTATTTGTTTTGGTGCTAGGGGTAGTTGGGTGTTCTAATTCAGTATTAAGTGACGATTACGATGAAGCCACTTTAAAGTCATCAGCACAGAAGGTTCTAGAACAGTTAAATGCAGGCGAGTATCAAGCAATCACAGATTCGGTAAGTTTAGATTTACAAAATGATTTAAGTGCCGATGTTATTAAACAGGCATGGATTCCATTATATGAAAAGTTAGGAACTTTTGATGCTATTTCTAATTATATTATCGCTGGAAAAGAGGAGTATGCTGTAGTTGTTGTATTAGCCAAATATGAAAAGGGGACATTACAACTTACGTTAAGTTATAATCCACAGATGGAACTAGTCGGACTCTATATGAAATAA
- a CDS encoding NAD(P)H-dependent oxidoreductase, whose product MTHEQILEILNFRHACKEFDSSKKISDSDFEIILKGGQLSPSSMGIEPWKFLVIQNESLREELATVSWGGKKQIPSCSHLVILLSRMPKELKHDSSYIHHLLTDVKQMPQEAIENFKGVIKMIEDTRFQNNEQALLNYSCLQTYIAAANMMTVSAMQQIDSCAMGGYDQEAVEEILIKHNLLNKDEFYLTLMIAFGYRINEPTPKTRQSLNDLVVWVK is encoded by the coding sequence ATGACTCATGAACAAATCTTAGAAATCTTAAATTTCCGTCATGCCTGCAAAGAATTTGATTCGTCGAAAAAGATTTCAGACTCAGATTTTGAAATTATCTTAAAAGGTGGTCAATTATCACCAAGTTCAATGGGAATTGAACCATGGAAGTTTCTTGTCATTCAAAACGAATCGTTACGAGAAGAGTTAGCTACTGTTTCATGGGGTGGAAAAAAACAAATCCCTTCCTGTTCACATTTAGTGATTTTATTAAGTCGTATGCCTAAAGAATTAAAACATGATTCTTCATACATTCATCATTTATTAACAGATGTTAAACAAATGCCTCAGGAAGCTATTGAAAACTTCAAAGGGGTTATTAAAATGATTGAAGATACACGTTTTCAAAACAATGAGCAAGCCCTCTTAAATTATTCATGTTTACAAACATACATAGCCGCAGCAAATATGATGACAGTATCAGCTATGCAACAAATTGATTCTTGTGCAATGGGGGGTTACGATCAAGAAGCCGTTGAAGAGATATTAATTAAGCACAACTTATTAAATAAAGACGAGTTTTATCTAACATTAATGATAGCCTTCGGTTATCGCATCAACGAGCCTACACCCAAAACACGTCAATCGCTAAATGATTTAGTAGTTTGGGTAAAATAA